The following proteins come from a genomic window of Synechococcus sp. BIOS-E4-1:
- the mutS gene encoding DNA mismatch repair protein MutS, producing MPLTCPQPEEQSLQGNLFGAPEPTKGPSPSPANASQALAGDALSEVSDADLSADAASRPRQRQSSGDPDQASNPDDDLTSSDNDDSEAPAWAHHSQVDPILLTPMLRHYVELKAEHPERVLLYRLGDFFECFFEDAVELSRVLELTLTGKEGGKAIGRVPMAGIPHHAAERYCAELIRRGYSVALCDQLETTPAKGALLKRGITRVLTPGTVLEEGMLAARRNNWLAAVVVEPASGKQPLRWGLASADVSTGDVQVLERSGSDALHQQLAQLEASELLWAATDDAGTQRPAWCPERLMLSPMALTPFSRPQAEQALKTHYRLAGLDGLGLQELPLALRAFGGLLQYVNDTQPLEEAARVPLDVPKIVQAGDALVLDAQTRRNLELTATQRDGQLQGSLLWAIDQTLTAMGGRCLRRWLEAPLMTLTTIRERQSVVSLLVSQRPLRQGLRRLLRPMGDLERLAGRAGAGHASARDLVAIADGLERLPRLASRLMGTLETWPRVLEALLQPDPALAELASAIRHALVDAPPLSLSEGGLIHDGVDPLLDGLRNQLDDQDAWLAEQERLEKELSGISNLRLQYHRTFGYFLAVSKAKASSVPDHWIRRQTLANEERFITPELKEREGRIFQLRARAFQREYELFCKLRDQVGSMATPIREAARATAGLDALCALADTAATAGWCAPQLSDDRELAITAGRHPVVEQLLVEAPFTPNDLALGRDTDLIVLTGPNASGKSCYLRQIGLIQLLAQIGSWVPASAAQIGIADRIFTRVGAVDDLAAGQSTFMVEMAETANILHHASDRSLVLLDEIGRGTATFDGLSIAWAVSEHLAGDLKARTVFATHYHELNNLAQERPNVANFQVMVEETGEDLVFLHQVQSGGASRSYGIEAARLAGVPSPVVQRARQVLDQLAA from the coding sequence ATGCCCCTCACCTGCCCCCAGCCCGAGGAGCAGTCACTGCAGGGGAATCTGTTCGGGGCTCCGGAACCGACCAAAGGGCCCTCGCCCTCACCTGCCAATGCCTCACAGGCACTGGCAGGCGATGCATTGTCAGAGGTCAGTGACGCCGACCTCAGCGCTGATGCAGCCTCTCGCCCCAGACAGCGTCAGAGCAGCGGTGATCCCGACCAGGCCTCCAACCCGGACGACGACCTGACCAGCTCAGACAACGACGACAGCGAGGCCCCGGCCTGGGCCCACCACAGCCAGGTGGATCCGATCCTGCTGACGCCGATGTTGCGCCATTACGTGGAGCTCAAGGCCGAACACCCTGAACGCGTGCTGCTGTACCGACTCGGCGACTTCTTTGAATGTTTCTTCGAAGACGCCGTCGAGCTCTCGCGAGTGCTGGAACTCACCCTCACCGGCAAGGAAGGGGGCAAGGCGATCGGACGTGTGCCGATGGCGGGAATTCCCCATCACGCCGCCGAGCGTTACTGCGCTGAGCTCATCCGTCGTGGTTACTCCGTGGCGCTGTGCGACCAACTGGAAACCACCCCCGCCAAGGGAGCCCTGCTCAAGCGGGGCATTACCCGGGTGCTCACTCCGGGCACAGTGCTGGAGGAAGGCATGCTCGCTGCCCGCCGCAACAACTGGCTGGCCGCAGTGGTGGTGGAACCTGCCAGCGGCAAGCAACCCTTGCGCTGGGGTCTGGCCAGCGCCGATGTGAGCACCGGTGACGTTCAGGTGCTGGAACGCAGCGGCAGCGATGCCCTGCATCAGCAATTAGCCCAGCTGGAGGCCTCGGAACTGCTCTGGGCAGCCACGGACGACGCCGGCACGCAGCGACCTGCCTGGTGTCCTGAACGGCTGATGCTCAGCCCGATGGCGCTCACACCCTTCAGCCGCCCCCAGGCCGAACAGGCCCTGAAAACGCACTACCGGCTGGCCGGGCTGGATGGCCTTGGCCTGCAGGAACTACCCCTGGCCCTGCGGGCCTTTGGTGGGCTGCTGCAGTACGTCAATGACACGCAACCGCTCGAGGAGGCAGCGCGAGTCCCCCTTGATGTGCCGAAGATCGTGCAGGCCGGTGATGCCCTGGTGCTCGATGCCCAGACCCGCCGCAATCTGGAGCTGACGGCCACCCAACGCGACGGACAACTCCAGGGTTCGCTGCTCTGGGCGATCGACCAGACCCTCACGGCCATGGGTGGGCGATGTCTACGCCGCTGGCTGGAGGCGCCGCTGATGACTCTCACCACAATCCGGGAGCGACAAAGCGTGGTGAGCTTGCTGGTGAGCCAGAGGCCCCTGCGCCAGGGCTTGCGGCGTCTGCTCAGACCGATGGGGGATCTGGAAAGGCTGGCGGGTCGGGCCGGCGCCGGACATGCAAGCGCCCGTGATCTGGTGGCCATCGCCGATGGCCTGGAGCGGCTTCCCCGCCTTGCCAGTCGCCTGATGGGAACCCTGGAAACATGGCCACGCGTTCTTGAGGCACTGCTGCAGCCGGATCCAGCGCTCGCTGAACTGGCCTCCGCCATTCGCCATGCCTTGGTGGACGCTCCGCCCCTTTCCCTCAGCGAAGGCGGGCTCATCCATGACGGAGTGGACCCGCTGCTGGATGGCCTGCGCAATCAACTCGATGACCAGGACGCCTGGCTGGCCGAGCAGGAACGGTTGGAGAAAGAGCTCAGTGGCATCAGCAACCTGCGTCTGCAGTACCACCGCACCTTCGGGTATTTCCTGGCGGTGAGCAAGGCGAAGGCGTCCTCCGTGCCCGACCACTGGATCCGCCGCCAAACCCTTGCCAATGAAGAACGCTTCATCACTCCTGAACTGAAAGAGCGGGAGGGCCGCATCTTCCAGCTGCGGGCAAGGGCTTTTCAGCGCGAATACGAGCTGTTCTGCAAGTTGCGCGACCAGGTGGGCAGCATGGCGACACCTATCCGCGAAGCAGCACGCGCCACGGCCGGATTGGATGCACTCTGTGCCCTGGCTGACACGGCCGCCACCGCAGGCTGGTGCGCCCCCCAACTGAGCGACGACCGTGAGCTGGCGATCACAGCTGGCCGTCACCCAGTGGTGGAACAGTTGTTGGTGGAAGCGCCCTTCACCCCCAACGATCTGGCTCTCGGACGTGACACCGACCTGATCGTGCTGACGGGACCCAATGCCAGCGGCAAAAGCTGCTATTTGCGCCAAATTGGCCTGATCCAGCTGTTGGCTCAGATCGGCAGCTGGGTGCCTGCCTCCGCCGCTCAGATCGGCATAGCCGATCGCATCTTCACGCGGGTGGGAGCCGTGGACGATCTGGCCGCAGGCCAGTCCACCTTCATGGTGGAAATGGCCGAAACCGCCAACATCCTTCACCACGCCAGCGACCGCTCCCTGGTGCTTCTTGATGAAATCGGCCGCGGCACAGCCACCTTTGATGGCCTATCCATCGCCTGGGCCGTGAGCGAACATCTGGCCGGCGATCTCAAGGCGCGCACGGTGTTCGCCACCCACTATCACGAGCTGAACAACCTGGCGCAGGAGCGGCCCAACGTGGCCAACTTCCAGGTGATGGTGGAGGAAACCGGCGAGGATCTCGTGTTCCTGCATCAGGTGCAGAGCGGCGGTGCCAGCCGCAGTTACGGCATCGAAGCGGCCCGCCTTGCAGGGGTCCCCTCCCCCGTTGTGCAACGGGCCAGGCAGGTGCTCGATCAGCTGGCGGCCTGA
- the psbZ gene encoding photosystem II reaction center protein PsbZ, which produces MQILNTLTVLALVVMSFALIVAVPVLYASNEDSGRSNRLILLGGIAWVALVLVNWGMSFFVV; this is translated from the coding sequence ATGCAAATCCTTAACACCCTCACCGTTCTGGCACTTGTGGTGATGTCCTTTGCGCTGATCGTGGCTGTGCCCGTCCTTTACGCCTCGAATGAGGACAGCGGCCGCTCCAACCGCCTGATCCTGCTTGGTGGCATCGCCTGGGTGGCCTTGGTGCTCGTGAACTGGGGCATGAGCTTCTTCGTGGTCTGA
- the ribH gene encoding 6,7-dimethyl-8-ribityllumazine synthase produces the protein MATFEGRFTDVQGLRIAVVVARFNDLVTAKLLSGCLDCLGRHGIDTGADSNQLDTAWVPGSFELPLVAQQLARSGRYQVVITLGAVIRGDTPHFDVVVAEASKGIATVSRDTGVPVIFGVLTTDTMQQALERAGIKSNLGWSYALQALEMGSLVKALPAA, from the coding sequence ATGGCCACCTTTGAAGGACGGTTCACTGATGTGCAGGGCCTGCGCATCGCCGTTGTTGTTGCTCGATTCAACGATCTGGTCACAGCCAAGTTGCTGAGCGGCTGCCTTGATTGTCTTGGACGCCATGGGATTGATACCGGAGCAGACAGCAACCAGCTCGATACGGCCTGGGTGCCTGGTTCCTTTGAGTTGCCGCTGGTGGCCCAGCAGTTGGCTCGCAGCGGTCGCTATCAGGTGGTGATCACCCTTGGCGCAGTGATTCGGGGCGACACGCCCCATTTCGATGTGGTGGTGGCCGAAGCCAGCAAGGGGATTGCCACCGTGTCCCGCGACACCGGTGTGCCGGTGATTTTCGGTGTGCTCACAACCGACACGATGCAACAGGCCCTTGAGCGGGCAGGGATCAAGAGCAATCTGGGATGGAGCTATGCCCTGCAGGCTCTGGAAATGGGGTCTCTTGTTAAGGCATTGCCAGCGGCTTGA
- a CDS encoding GNAT family N-acetyltransferase: MARIHLVEHAPGAPGLRLIGLGPNLRPTRGLLKLRRLLNKHAFWAQGRSRQQLRRMLQGSPVVVSLWRGKRMVGFGRASSDGIYRAVLWDVVVAGDLQGRGLGRRVVEALLASPKLREVERVYLMTTNSNGFYEQMGFRAVSSQQLLIRKQ; this comes from the coding sequence ATGGCCCGCATCCATCTGGTTGAACATGCACCAGGAGCCCCAGGCCTGCGCCTGATTGGGCTGGGGCCAAACCTACGCCCGACGCGCGGTCTGCTCAAACTGCGGCGCTTACTCAATAAACACGCCTTCTGGGCCCAGGGCCGCAGCCGTCAACAACTGCGTCGGATGCTGCAAGGCAGCCCGGTGGTTGTGAGCCTTTGGCGCGGCAAACGCATGGTGGGCTTCGGCCGAGCCAGCAGCGACGGGATCTACAGGGCCGTGCTCTGGGATGTGGTGGTGGCCGGAGACCTTCAGGGACGTGGGCTTGGACGGCGGGTCGTTGAAGCGCTGCTGGCTTCCCCAAAACTGCGTGAGGTGGAGCGTGTGTATCTGATGACCACCAACAGCAACGGGTTTTACGAACAAATGGGGTTCAGAGCCGTTTCCTCTCAGCAGCTGCTGATCCGAAAACAATGA
- a CDS encoding glycosyltransferase family 4 protein, with protein sequence MTSVPGEQRLPEQRLPEQRPQTIQQLLREWPPGYGGVERVAHELAMVWGGAVWSLDAQNRSLSEHDAIPAHYPRRRLARTPALGRLVLPLPSPELWSLLRSDQPLHGHLPSIGVLLVLLLAHLGRPRRRVTAHWHFFFEPASGFKGCFFSVYQWLALRVVSWLPGVITTSPLLKAELVRCGCRPERVAVLSCCLSHDQEAAAQVATGSMSQPRANRPMRVLFIGRLGSYKRLDWLLHSLASVKGSWSLDVVGDGPRRAEFEALSRELTSTHRDRVVRFHGRLSEADKLTQLLQADLLVLPSQSSNEAFGIVQLEAMAAGLPALAFQRWRSGMGWVCQLADLDWSQTPEDLPRVLQKLADDPALLCHLGVQARLRYEQLFCRSIWLDRLNHWSKPLNRSQTPVGFRVRG encoded by the coding sequence ATGACGTCAGTGCCTGGTGAACAGCGGCTTCCTGAACAGCGGCTTCCTGAACAGCGGCCCCAGACCATCCAGCAGTTGTTGCGCGAGTGGCCACCGGGTTATGGCGGTGTTGAACGGGTGGCTCATGAATTGGCGATGGTCTGGGGAGGGGCGGTCTGGAGCCTGGATGCGCAAAACCGCAGCCTGAGCGAGCACGACGCCATCCCTGCCCACTACCCGCGCAGACGACTGGCGCGCACGCCAGCCCTTGGACGTCTGGTCTTGCCGCTGCCTTCGCCTGAACTGTGGTCGTTGTTGCGTTCTGATCAGCCTCTGCATGGTCATCTGCCTTCCATCGGGGTGCTTCTGGTGCTGCTGCTCGCCCATTTGGGCCGCCCCCGGCGTCGTGTTACGGCGCACTGGCACTTCTTTTTCGAACCTGCTTCAGGCTTTAAGGGATGCTTTTTCAGCGTTTACCAGTGGCTGGCACTCAGGGTTGTGTCCTGGCTTCCGGGGGTGATCACCACTTCGCCGTTGCTGAAAGCCGAATTGGTGCGTTGCGGTTGCCGGCCTGAACGCGTTGCGGTTCTGAGCTGTTGTCTCAGCCACGACCAGGAAGCTGCGGCACAAGTGGCGACCGGATCGATGTCTCAACCGCGAGCCAATCGGCCCATGCGGGTGCTGTTCATCGGCCGCTTAGGCAGCTACAAACGACTGGATTGGCTGTTGCACAGTCTTGCCAGTGTCAAGGGCTCCTGGTCGCTGGATGTTGTCGGTGATGGGCCGCGGCGGGCTGAATTTGAAGCACTCAGTCGTGAACTGACTTCAACTCATCGTGATCGGGTCGTGCGATTTCATGGCCGCTTGTCGGAGGCCGACAAACTGACTCAGCTGCTGCAGGCCGATCTGCTTGTTCTGCCCTCGCAAAGCTCCAATGAGGCGTTTGGCATCGTTCAACTGGAGGCGATGGCTGCTGGTTTGCCCGCTCTCGCCTTTCAGCGTTGGCGTTCGGGTATGGGTTGGGTCTGTCAGCTGGCTGATCTCGACTGGTCTCAGACGCCGGAGGATTTGCCGCGGGTGCTGCAAAAGCTTGCTGATGACCCGGCTCTGCTGTGCCATCTCGGAGTGCAGGCGCGCCTTCGCTACGAGCAATTGTTCTGCCGCAGCATCTGGCTGGATCGGCTCAACCACTGGAGCAAACCCCTGAATCGTTCCCAGACCCCGGTAGGCTTTCGGGTCCGAGGGTAG
- the secA gene encoding preprotein translocase subunit SecA codes for MLKLLLGDPNARKLKRYQPIVSDINLLEEEIAPLTDDELRAKTTAFQQRLADAGSLENQRPILDEILPEAFAVVREAAKRVLAMRHFDVQLIGGMVLHEGQIGEMKTGEGKTLVATLPSYLNALTGRGVHVVTVNDYLARRDAEWMGQVHRFLGLSVGLIQQDMAPAERRINYGCDITYATNSELGFDYLRDNMAADISEVVQREFQYCVIDEVDSILIDEARTPLIISGQVERPQEKYQKAAEVASALARAAEMGKDGIDPEGDYEVDEKQRSCTLTDEGFAKAEQMIGVNDLYDPQDPWAHYITNALKAKDLFTRDVNYIVRDGEAVIVDEFTGRVMPGRRWSDGQHQAIEAKEELQIQPETQTLASITYQNFFLLYPRLAGMTGTAKTEETEFEKTYKLETTIVPTNRVRARQDWVDQVYKTEEAKWRAVAQETAEVHQQGRPVLVGTTSVEKSELLSSLLAEQNIPHNLLNAKPENVEREAEIVAQAGRSGAVTIATNMAGRGTDIILGGNSDYMARLKLREVLLPRLVRPEEGHRPPVPLQRSTDGGDGFAAKAAPASGPHGSAPSEAKAIGSLYPCQLTDSTDQALAGLARDLVKAWGDRALSVIELEDRIATAAEKAPTDDAQIAALRAAIAMVKAEYDEVVKQEEGRVRETGGLHVIGTERHESRRVDNQLRGRAGRQGDPGSTRFFLSLGDNLLRIFGGERVAGLMNAFRVEEDMPIESGMLTRSLEGAQKKVETYYYDIRKQVFEYDEVMNNQRKAVYSERRRVLDGRELKKQVVGYGERTMNEIVEAYVNPDLPPEEWDVAQLVSKVQEFVYLLEDLKAEQLQGLSMEELKAFLQEQLRNAYDLKEGQIEQQRPGLMREAERFFILQQIDTLWREHLQAMDALRESVGLRGYGQKDPLIEYKNEGYDMFLDMMTNMRRNVIYSMFMFQPAPPAAQQTATA; via the coding sequence ATGCTCAAGCTCCTGCTGGGTGACCCCAATGCCCGCAAGCTGAAGCGGTATCAGCCGATTGTTTCTGACATCAATCTGCTGGAGGAGGAGATCGCCCCGCTGACTGATGATGAGCTGCGCGCCAAGACGACTGCGTTTCAGCAACGTCTGGCCGATGCCGGAAGCCTTGAGAATCAGCGCCCGATTCTCGACGAGATCCTGCCCGAGGCGTTCGCCGTGGTGCGCGAAGCCGCCAAGCGGGTGCTGGCCATGCGTCATTTCGATGTGCAGTTGATCGGCGGGATGGTCCTGCACGAGGGCCAGATCGGTGAGATGAAGACCGGCGAGGGCAAGACCCTGGTGGCCACCCTGCCCAGCTACTTGAACGCTTTAACGGGCCGTGGGGTTCACGTCGTGACCGTGAATGATTATCTGGCCCGTCGTGATGCCGAGTGGATGGGTCAGGTGCACCGTTTCCTGGGCCTTTCAGTGGGCCTGATTCAGCAGGATATGGCTCCTGCTGAGCGTCGCATCAACTATGGCTGCGATATCACTTATGCCACTAATTCCGAGCTCGGGTTTGATTATCTGCGCGACAACATGGCCGCAGATATCAGTGAAGTGGTTCAACGCGAATTTCAGTATTGTGTGATCGATGAGGTCGATTCCATTCTGATTGATGAAGCCCGTACGCCTCTGATTATTTCCGGTCAGGTTGAACGTCCGCAGGAGAAATACCAGAAGGCTGCTGAGGTGGCATCAGCCCTGGCGCGTGCAGCTGAAATGGGCAAAGACGGTATTGATCCTGAGGGTGATTACGAGGTGGATGAGAAGCAGCGCAGCTGCACTCTCACCGATGAAGGCTTCGCCAAGGCCGAGCAGATGATCGGCGTCAATGACCTCTATGACCCTCAGGATCCCTGGGCTCACTACATCACCAACGCTCTCAAGGCCAAGGATCTGTTCACGCGCGATGTGAATTACATCGTGCGTGATGGTGAAGCGGTGATCGTGGATGAATTCACCGGTCGTGTGATGCCTGGTCGCCGCTGGAGTGATGGCCAGCATCAGGCGATTGAAGCCAAGGAAGAATTGCAGATCCAGCCTGAAACCCAGACGCTGGCTTCAATCACTTATCAGAACTTCTTCCTGCTCTATCCGCGACTGGCGGGCATGACCGGCACGGCCAAGACGGAGGAAACCGAGTTCGAAAAGACCTACAAGCTTGAAACCACGATTGTGCCTACCAACCGGGTGCGTGCCCGTCAGGACTGGGTTGATCAGGTGTACAAAACTGAAGAGGCCAAATGGCGTGCGGTGGCGCAGGAGACCGCTGAGGTGCATCAGCAGGGCAGGCCCGTGTTGGTGGGCACCACCAGCGTTGAAAAAAGTGAGTTGCTGAGCTCCCTGCTGGCGGAACAGAACATTCCCCACAACCTGCTCAACGCCAAGCCGGAAAACGTGGAGCGGGAGGCTGAAATTGTGGCTCAGGCCGGTCGCTCCGGCGCCGTGACCATCGCCACCAACATGGCCGGACGTGGCACCGACATCATCCTTGGCGGCAACAGCGATTACATGGCCCGTCTCAAACTGCGGGAGGTGTTGTTGCCCCGGCTTGTGCGGCCGGAAGAGGGGCATCGCCCGCCGGTGCCGCTGCAGCGCAGCACCGATGGTGGTGATGGCTTTGCAGCTAAAGCAGCGCCGGCTTCCGGGCCCCATGGCAGTGCCCCCAGTGAAGCCAAGGCCATCGGCAGCCTCTATCCCTGTCAGCTCACCGATTCAACCGACCAGGCTCTTGCCGGCTTGGCCAGGGATCTGGTCAAGGCCTGGGGCGACCGCGCTCTCAGCGTGATCGAACTGGAGGATCGCATCGCAACAGCTGCTGAGAAGGCTCCCACCGACGATGCCCAGATTGCGGCTCTGCGTGCTGCCATCGCCATGGTGAAGGCCGAATACGACGAGGTCGTGAAGCAGGAAGAAGGCCGGGTGAGAGAGACGGGTGGCCTGCATGTGATCGGTACCGAGCGTCATGAGTCGCGCCGTGTTGACAATCAGCTGCGTGGACGCGCCGGTCGTCAGGGTGATCCAGGTTCAACCCGCTTTTTCCTCTCTCTGGGCGATAACCTGTTGCGCATCTTCGGCGGTGAGCGCGTAGCCGGACTGATGAATGCCTTCCGTGTGGAAGAAGATATGCCGATTGAATCCGGCATGCTCACCCGCTCTCTGGAGGGAGCCCAGAAAAAGGTGGAGACCTACTACTACGACATCCGCAAGCAGGTGTTCGAGTACGACGAAGTGATGAACAATCAGCGCAAGGCGGTCTATTCAGAGCGCCGTCGTGTGCTCGATGGTCGCGAGCTCAAGAAGCAGGTGGTGGGCTATGGCGAGCGCACCATGAACGAGATCGTGGAGGCCTATGTGAATCCCGACCTGCCGCCCGAGGAATGGGACGTGGCGCAGCTGGTGAGCAAGGTGCAGGAGTTTGTTTACCTGCTTGAGGATCTCAAGGCCGAGCAGTTGCAGGGTCTATCGATGGAGGAGCTCAAGGCCTTTCTGCAGGAACAGCTGCGTAACGCCTATGACCTCAAAGAGGGTCAGATCGAGCAGCAGCGTCCAGGCTTGATGCGTGAGGCCGAGCGCTTCTTCATCCTTCAGCAGATTGACACGCTGTGGCGTGAACACCTGCAGGCCATGGACGCCCTGCGCGAATCGGTGGGTCTGCGCGGTTATGGACAGAAAGACCCCCTGATCGAATACAAGAACGAGGGGTACGACATGTTCCTGGACATGATGACCAACATGCGCCGCAACGTGATCTACTCCATGTTCATGTTCCAGCCGGCACCACCAGCTGCTCAGCAGACAGCCACCGCCTGA
- the rfbC gene encoding dTDP-4-dehydrorhamnose 3,5-epimerase, with protein MTAETLKTVSGASIQGPLLITPQIFGDRRGYFFESWNERRFRAELIASGCSADEAQALRFRQDNHSRSSRGVLRGLHFQLPPEPQGKLVRCSFGSIFDVAVDLRMHSSTYGQWVGTTLSADNHQQLWVPVGFAHGFLTLSEVAEVQYKASGFWNRECERSLRWDDPALAIQWPLEQLSGAAPSLAEKDAEAPKLVVLEAANEVFA; from the coding sequence ATGACGGCTGAAACTCTGAAAACCGTCTCTGGAGCATCGATTCAGGGCCCGTTGCTGATCACTCCCCAGATCTTTGGTGATCGCCGTGGCTATTTTTTTGAGAGCTGGAATGAGCGACGTTTCCGCGCCGAACTGATCGCTTCAGGCTGTTCTGCAGATGAGGCTCAGGCCCTCCGCTTCCGGCAAGACAACCACTCTCGCTCAAGTCGTGGTGTTTTGAGAGGCTTGCATTTTCAGTTACCTCCCGAGCCCCAGGGCAAGCTCGTGCGTTGCAGCTTTGGCAGCATTTTTGATGTGGCGGTTGACCTACGCATGCATTCCTCAACGTACGGGCAGTGGGTGGGAACGACTCTCAGTGCCGACAACCACCAGCAGCTTTGGGTGCCAGTTGGTTTTGCCCATGGGTTTCTGACCCTCAGTGAGGTCGCTGAGGTGCAATACAAGGCCAGTGGTTTCTGGAACCGCGAGTGTGAACGCTCTCTGCGCTGGGACGATCCAGCCCTGGCGATTCAGTGGCCTCTGGAACAGCTCTCTGGAGCTGCACCCTCTCTCGCTGAAAAAGACGCCGAGGCTCCAAAATTGGTGGTCTTGGAAGCGGCAAACGAGGTGTTTGCTTGA
- the rfbD gene encoding dTDP-4-dehydrorhamnose reductase: MKVLLTGASGQLGQALIASKPPRVQLISTSRSGGQGLEALDLADHDACQRAVQDHLPDWVLNAGAYTAVDQAESEPVLAQAVNAGAPRALSQALASFCPGGRLLQLSTDFVFNGEQGRPYQTDERPDPLGVYGATKASGEQAVRELLGTEGDGRAAILRTSWVYGPVGQNFLLTMLRLHQLKSEAKEPLRVVADQVGCPTATFGLAQTCWTVIARQAAGILHWSDAGAATWFDFAVAIGAQAAARGLISSAAEVKPIRTSDYPTPAHRPAYSLLDGTSTHERLGVSPRHWQSMLDEVLGELNE; the protein is encoded by the coding sequence TTGAAAGTTCTGCTCACTGGTGCCAGTGGTCAGCTCGGCCAGGCGCTGATTGCATCCAAGCCTCCCCGGGTGCAGTTGATCAGCACGAGCCGCAGTGGAGGCCAAGGCCTGGAAGCTCTTGATCTGGCGGATCACGATGCTTGCCAGAGAGCGGTGCAGGACCATCTCCCCGATTGGGTTCTCAATGCCGGTGCTTACACCGCTGTGGATCAAGCTGAATCGGAACCTGTGCTGGCGCAGGCCGTGAACGCGGGTGCACCGCGTGCTCTGTCGCAGGCCCTGGCCTCGTTTTGCCCAGGCGGTCGTCTGTTGCAGCTGAGCACGGATTTTGTCTTCAACGGAGAGCAGGGGCGTCCCTATCAAACGGATGAGCGCCCTGATCCCCTCGGGGTTTACGGCGCCACCAAGGCGTCTGGCGAACAGGCTGTGCGTGAGCTGCTGGGCACAGAAGGGGATGGCCGTGCCGCGATTTTGCGGACCAGTTGGGTGTACGGCCCGGTGGGACAGAATTTTTTGCTGACCATGTTGCGTTTGCACCAGCTGAAGTCAGAAGCCAAGGAACCGCTTCGGGTTGTTGCTGATCAGGTGGGCTGTCCTACCGCCACGTTTGGCCTGGCCCAGACCTGCTGGACTGTCATCGCCCGTCAGGCCGCTGGAATTCTGCATTGGAGTGATGCTGGTGCTGCCACGTGGTTTGACTTTGCCGTTGCGATTGGGGCTCAAGCCGCAGCACGGGGTCTGATCTCGTCAGCTGCTGAGGTGAAGCCGATTCGCACCAGTGATTACCCCACCCCAGCCCATCGGCCTGCGTATTCCTTGCTCGATGGCACGTCGACTCACGAACGCCTGGGAGTGTCCCCCCGCCATTGGCAATCCATGCTTGATGAGGTGCTGGGGGAGCTCAATGAATGA